In the genome of Aphidius gifuensis isolate YNYX2018 linkage group LG6, ASM1490517v1, whole genome shotgun sequence, the window tcaaattttaatgttcttattattaacaattcagCTTGTATAATTGCATCACGTACACTCCAATATTGATCACCAAGTTCCATTGGTTGTGAACCACGATGAAGTGTATTTGATGATACATTCATTATATCacgtattttaattaatttattatcatctttaaTTTTACCAGCAAGGTATAAACATGTCGATGCTATTAACTGtaatgaaaatatcaaatttaatcattcaaattatatttatttattaataataaatgcacTTACgtataaatcataattttgtGGATTTATTTCACGAATAAAACGATGATAAAGTGTTGCTGCTGTTGAAATTGTCAATGGATTAGCTTCCAATTTAATaccttgattaaaaaaaatatatattaattaagtatAATCATAAACTTTGAGCTAATAATTTTCTTACCACactcaaaaataaatcttgCAACAGTAAAAtcatcattgaaatttttataatcaattgtaATACTTTTTTGTAAAGTACTTCTCATTTCACGTTGCATTGCCATTACGTCAATAACATCCTTCATTTTGGAGCTGtaataactaattaattagtattatcaacaattaagcttttagaaaaaaaatattaacatcaataaatactattatttttatttgtttttatttataaacatataatGTTTGATATTTTGAGGTTATTATGCCAAAATTACCTCAATATTtcagttgtattatttattggttctaatatattcatattttatattggacacattaatattaaaatttttttttttattaaatatatatttttaattacacacCTGAGTGCAATTTTTGTTGACAgtcaataaattgattttatttaattaatgaattatttgatcttcccctttttttttcagtattatttgtttacaataaatagataaatagagAGAGAcatagagagagagagaaagagagaataGTATCACGCTCTTAGcggtgaaaaaattaattaacaaattttaaattttcccgctGCCAAGGTTCGACCGCCATTTTGTGTtcatgagagaaaaaaaaaaaacaaaaaaaaaaaaacagttgctCGCGAATACTGAAAAGagagttaaaaaatttctgcTCCAGTTTTAactattatttcatattaaataattaaagttttaattacaaatttatattaaaaatgtagtGCTTTTCATGGTGAATCAAttgtttaaatcaaaatttataattaataattttttttcatatttaattcattgttttaaaaaaatttttaacggagtaatttgttgatttttttgttttttattcttattaattattagttaaCTTATGTTGTGTTTACATTgtgtttgttgaataattattaataaactttttaaaagtgatatttataagaaaattCAGACATTTCATTCATTTTCTCGAGAGAAGGATCTGGTTTTGCCAGTTGGcttgtgttttttttcatcattgagtgagtaaaaaaacaacaacaatattattattattatttattatttagtctaaataaaacaatagttTATACATTtactttatcaataataaacattatattccattgaatataattctatttaaattacacattaaaaaaaaaatgatatttttacacTTTACTGTGTTCTTGGATccaatcatgataataataaattcgtgTGAATACATCTACAATAAAATGaccaattaattattgtttatttactaaaaaatatattattagtttACCTGGTCTACCCTTTGCACAAGGTTCACCATAAGAGACAATTCCAATTTGAACATTATCAGCAACAAGTGGACCACCTGAATCAccctgtaaataattttataaagtaatgataaaaatcaacaaaaattctttatatttattagaaaattaatttaccatgcATGCACCTCCACCCATTTTTGTCAATGTACAAATTTCAGCATTAGTTATTGACCAAACTTGACGACAATGATATTGATCATCAAGTTGTAGTTGAATTTCTTGAAGTTGATCTGGTCTTGGTTTATTAGcctgttgataataatatccaTCAGTTTATAATTAGTTaggtttttttgaaattattttcttacatTGAGTCGACCCCAGCCAGTCAGGACAGCTGGATAACCAGcttcattgtaatttttactTGTGATATTAATTGGCTGAACgaattcatcaaatttaatgTCACCAAGTGTCTTGACAAGTGCAAGATCACCTGTTCTATCATACTCgttataatcatttattattatattttcaactttgtATATTTTACCTGGTTTTATCAATGAACTTGATCCAACCATTATTCTAAGATTGCTTGGCATTGCTctgtaaaaatatacattcaacattatttttgttacaTAATTTTGATCggggaattttttattattctcattACCCTTGAACACAGTGAGCAGCTGTTAGAATccatttattgttgattattgaACCACCACATTGATGATTACCGCGTGAATCTTGAAGTGATATTTGATAAGTATATTTTCCATCTGGTGCATCATGACCACCAACAATTTTTGAAGTTGGTAAAgctatcaaacaaaaataataaataataaatttaataaaaaagttatttataattattaatgaatatttaaagtaACCATTTGTTATAACTGCAACACtcaacagtaaaaaaaatcctcTGCAATGCTTcatgatataaaaatgttctactgatttttttttcggcaagACGCTAGTTTTTATTTGGCctgaaataaattgatttttctaatcaattatttgtcgtttgataaaaatgattagcTAACTACGTGAGTAGATATTTTGTCTAGAGTTCAATGATCATCGTTCTCAAGTAAATCagtaatcgaaaaaaaataaagtggatctgataaaaatgatgaaagatattaatcaaaatattttattaattttattggtaataaattcattgagattataaaaaatatcttgataaatCTTGGTGTCtctattttaatgataaaaattcaacaaaaaaaattagcttaGAGCTTAAACAATTTGATTCTCCTGAATGTTACTCATGATCCAATCCATGAAAGTCCAAACTCTGGTGTAAAccttttagaaaaatatagaaaagaattaattgtcgacaataaaattagattgaaaaaattatttaaatcttaCGTCAGGGTATCCCAAAGCACATGGTTGAACAAATGAAGCTAGACCAACGACAACTTCATCAGAAGTAAGTGGACTACCTGAGTCACCCTGCATGTTTtatcatcatgaaaaaattaaaattagataaatttacatttttttatcaataaaaattaattaaacttacGTGACAAGCACCTTGACCAACTTTAGACATTCCACAAATGTGATGATTACTGACAATATCAAAATAAGACTGACATTTATTTGGTGAAATAATTAGTAAATCAAGTTCCTGAAGTTTATCTGGAGCTTTACCACCGTATTTTGTTGTTCCCCAACCAGTTACTTTACCTGGATAATCAACTTTATCAAAATCACTTGTTGGTAAATTAATCAAGTTAactgttgttgaaaaatttattatttttgctgtACGAATTAAACCAATGTCATATGCAAACACTGCACTATTGTATTTTTCATGAGCAATCAACAAATCAGTTTCATATTTTTGTCCACCTGAAGATAAACTATTTGTTCCAGCAACTACACTTACTGATGATTCtgatttactaaaaaaaaatttattattaatagtaaattcatgattattttattgatggttatttatttatttttattatttacccaATAATACAATGAGCTGCTGTTAGGACCCATTTTTTGCTGATAATTACACCACCACAAAAATGCTTGTTTAAATTTGATCTTAAAGATACTTGAAAAGGTCGTGAACCAATTGGAGCATCATTTCCACCAACAATTTTTGAAACTTCTCgtgctttttaataaaaattaaataatttagtttacaaaatattgtattttatatttttaaataatatttaccatttgataataatgcaACACCAAAAAGTACAATTATTCCAATAAtcttcatatttaaaattattatgaacatTTTGAAAGTAAAATCTTGGCTTTTATACTGAACAataatcacattttttttgtgatttgaGTCAGTACGATTGTTATCTCTCGAGAGAATtatcttaataatttttttatgataataattatttgttttattaatttttaattataaaaattatcattaattgttgttttttaaatattttaaaaaatagttcaaATGATTGATATGAAAATTGGTAGTTGGGctttttagattaaaaaaaaaacataacaattatataaagacaaataattaaaatttatttattttattaaaattaaaaatacaattacaatttcatgttttttatgCTTGGTAATAAGGTACATTTGAcgttttttgatgattaattggTACTAAAATTTTTCTAGTATCAATAAACACTATTTTGCTGAATGTTTGTTTGGATCCAGTCGATGAATGTCCATACACGAGTAAAAACATCTGAAAAatgcataaattaattttaaaaaatctcttaaaaaatggtttgtttcctttttttttataaaatattaatttaaaaatttaacaaacctGGATAACCACGAGCACATGGTCTTCCAAATGAAACCAGACCAATCAATGTTCCATCAGATGTCAGTGGACCACCTGAATCACcctgcaaaaaatattttaaaaaaaacattttaattttttttaatatta includes:
- the LOC122859196 gene encoding cyclin-Q isoform X1 yields the protein MNILEPINNTTEILSYYSSKMKDVIDVMAMQREMRSTLQKSITIDYKNFNDDFTVARFIFECGIKLEANPLTISTAATLYHRFIREINPQNYDLYLIASTCLYLAGKIKDDNKLIKIRDIMNVSSNTLHRGSQPMELGDQYWSVRDAIIQAELLIIRTLKFEVTPDHPHRYMVHYLRSLQAWFGDDEWSKYPVAKTSMALLQDFHHSSAVLDYPPNIIAIACINLTLQIYGVVVPLMDECDQFPWFNVLCKDLTREKLWEVMEKIMSSYDQEPETRDSC
- the LOC122859196 gene encoding cyclin-Q isoform X2, producing the protein MNILEPINNTTEILSSKMKDVIDVMAMQREMRSTLQKSITIDYKNFNDDFTVARFIFECGIKLEANPLTISTAATLYHRFIREINPQNYDLYLIASTCLYLAGKIKDDNKLIKIRDIMNVSSNTLHRGSQPMELGDQYWSVRDAIIQAELLIIRTLKFEVTPDHPHRYMVHYLRSLQAWFGDDEWSKYPVAKTSMALLQDFHHSSAVLDYPPNIIAIACINLTLQIYGVVVPLMDECDQFPWFNVLCKDLTREKLWEVMEKIMSSYDQEPETRDSC
- the LOC122859196 gene encoding cyclin-Q isoform X3 — translated: MKDVIDVMAMQREMRSTLQKSITIDYKNFNDDFTVARFIFECGIKLEANPLTISTAATLYHRFIREINPQNYDLYLIASTCLYLAGKIKDDNKLIKIRDIMNVSSNTLHRGSQPMELGDQYWSVRDAIIQAELLIIRTLKFEVTPDHPHRYMVHYLRSLQAWFGDDEWSKYPVAKTSMALLQDFHHSSAVLDYPPNIIAIACINLTLQIYGVVVPLMDECDQFPWFNVLCKDLTREKLWEVMEKIMSSYDQEPETRDSC
- the LOC122859740 gene encoding mite allergen Der f 3-like yields the protein MFIIILNMKIIGIIVLFGVALLSNAREVSKIVGGNDAPIGSRPFQVSLRSNLNKHFCGGVIISKKWVLTAAHCIIGKSESSVSVVAGTNSLSSGGQKYETDLLIAHEKYNSAVFAYDIGLIRTAKIINFSTTVNLINLPTSDFDKVDYPGKVTGWGTTKYGGKAPDKLQELDLLIISPNKCQSYFDIVSNHHICGMSKVGQGACHGDSGSPLTSDEVVVGLASFVQPCALGYPDVYTRVWTFMDWIMTLPTSKIVGGHDAPDGKYTYQISLQDSRGNHQCGGSIINNKWILTAAHCVQGAMPSNLRIMVGSSSLIKPGKIYKVENIIINDYNEYDRTGDLALVKTLGDIKFDEFVQPINITSKNYNEAGYPAVLTGWGRLNANKPRPDQLQEIQLQLDDQYHCRQVWSITNAEICTLTKMGGGACMGDSGGPLVADNVQIGIVSYGEPCAKGRPDVFTRIYYYHDWIQEHSKV